The nucleotide window GTGCGATAGACGGGGCCGTGTAAATCCAGCCGACTGCGACAGCACGATCTTTCGGCGCGAACCACAGGGTCACCATGTACATGAGCGCCGGGAACAGTCCGGCTTCGGCAACCCCAAGCAGAACGCGAAGGATGTAGAACGACCACTCTCCTTGCACGAGCATCATCGCTGTCGACAACACGCCCCAGCTCACGGCAATGCGAGCGATCCATCTGCGCGGTCCGACCCGATGTGCGGCCAGATTGCTCGGAACTTCGAGCAGCGCGTAGCCGATAAAGAAAATGCCCGCTCCGAGACCATACGCGGCGGCGCTGATGCCGAGGTCCGCGGCAAGCGCGGTTTTGGCGAGCGCGACATTCGTGCGGTCGATGAACGACAGGAAATAGATCGCGCACATCAATGGGATAAGCCTTGCCATCGCCTTGCGCGTGGCAAGACGATGAATGACGCTCGTGCCTTCGTCAACGGTAGTGGCATTCATAACGTCTCCAGAAATGCTCGCTCACAGCGAAACGTTGTCGCGTCCCTTCAGCCCGAGTATTTCGCGAGCGTCTGCGGGTGTTGCAATGTCGAACGACAGCTCTTCGAGAATCCGGCGGATTTTCCGGACCTGCTCGGCGTTCGTCCTTGCCTTCACGCCTCTCGACAGGTAGACGCTGTCTTCCAGTCCGACGCGAACGTTGCCGCCCATGATCGCGCCCATGGTCACGAGGGACATCTGGTGCCGACCGGCGCCGAGAACCGAGAACTGATACTGATCGCGGCCGAACAGACGGTCGGCAGTCGAGCGCATCACATTGAGGTTCTCCGGGTCGGGGCCGATGCCGCCGAGAATGCCGACCACGGACTGGATAAAGAACGGCGGCCTGATCAGTCCGATATCGACGAAATGGGCCAGGTTGTAGAGGTGCCCGACGTCGTAACACTCGAACTCGAAGCGGGTACCGTACTCGCCGAACTCGGTCAGAATGTTTTTGATGTCGCGAAAGGTGTTACGGAAGATCATGTCCTCCATGCCTTCGACGTACTCCTTCTCCCAGTCGAATCGCCACGACGGCATCCTGGCCGCGATAGGGTGCAGCGAAAAATTCATCGAGCCCATGTTGAGCGAGCACATCTCGGGCTTCGCGACGCGTGTATAGGCCAATCGTTCATCGAGTGTCATGCGCGTGCTGCCGCCGGTCGAGATATTGATGACTGCGTCGGTCTGCGCGGCAATCGCCGGAACGAACTGCCTGAACACGTCAGGCGAGGGCGTCGGCCGGCCATCGTCCGGATTTCGTGCGTGCAGATGCAGGATTGCCGCGCCGGCCTGCGCCGCTTCGATCGCTTGAGCCTGAATGTCGGCGGGGGTGAGCGGCAGGTACTCCGACATCGACGGAACATGCGCGGACCCTGTGACCGCACACGTAATGATGACCTTACGATTTGCGTTGCTCATTCTTTAGCGCGCCGCGAGGGCGCCCGTGTCTCCGATATGTTTGCGGGCCGCCGTTCAGCACGGAGCCCGCATCTTGTTGTACCGATGATAGTTAGATACGATCTGCCCCGTAAGGTCGTTTCCGGACAGAGTGATGTCCCTGCAGGACATCCGGAGGAGGCATGTTGTCTTCGAAATTTCCGCTGCTGAACGAGCGCATCTATGCGCCGTATAAGATCGCGGCACTGGTCGAGGTTCTCGCGGAACAGGGCATTAGCGCAGAGGAGAGCCTGAAAGGAAGTGGCGTGGCGCCGAGCCAGATATACGACGCATCGTTTCTGACGTCGGTACGTCAGTACGCTGCGGTCTGCAGCAATGCGGTCAATCTCTCATCGAGCGCTGCTACGCCTTTCATGACCGGTTCGCGTCTGCATCTCGCGGCGTACGGCATGTATGGATACGCGCTGATGTCTTGCCTTTCGCTGCGCGATTACTTCCGGCTTGGCGTGAAATACCATCGCCTCGCAACGCCGACGTTGACGATCGAATGGACCGAGTATCCGGACAGATCCGTCTGGACGTTTCCCGATGCATTCGCTTCGAACCTTCCGCACGACGTTCAGCGGTTTTTGCTCGAGCAGCAATACACGCAGCACGTCACGCACCTGCAAGACGTTGCAGGACGAAGCTGCCCGCCGGTCCTCGCGCGTTTCTCCTATCGGGCGCCACCGCACGCGAATATTTATCCCGTGTATCTCGGCTGCCCTTGTGAATTCGAGGCGCAGCAGTGCGAGCTCATCTATGACAGCGCGATACTCGAATTCAGGCCGCAGCTCGCGCACCGGCATTCGGCGGCACTGCTTCAGGAAACATGTGACCGGCTGATCGGGCAAGCCAAGACATCGTTCGGCGTGTCTGGCGAGGTTTATCAGGAATTGATGCGCAAACCCGGCGAGTTTCCCGATATGGAAACGGTCGCCGCGGTCCTGAAGATGACGAGCAGAACGCTGCGCCGGCGGCTCGAGGCGGAAGGCACGTCCTTTCTTGCCATCGTCGACGACGTGCGCTGCTCGTTGGCAACCGAGTACCTGAAGACGACGAAGATGAGCACGGAAGACGTTGCCATGCTCGTGGGCTTCAGCGACACGGCCAATTTCCGCAGGGCACTGAAGCGCTGGACAGGAAAGGGCCCGGGCGGAATCCGGCAGCAATGAGCCCGATCTTTTTTGTTTTGCGAACCGGTATGTGCATACGCTAGCGTCATGGACGGCCGCTATCATGGCGGCTCGCTGTTGCGTTCATAACCTGCCTCGCTTTATCTGCGATATACCGATGACAATAACAGTCAGTTTTCCTGCCGAAATCCGCGACTGGATCGCCCACAATCTGACGCGCGGCGTGGCGCCGTCGGCGATCATCGAGGAACTGGTCGGCCGAAGCAACCCGCTCGAGCTTGCATCGGCGATGGTCGATGCGGTGTCGTCGGCGTTTATGTATGGCATGCCATTGCCTGGCGGCACCATAGAGGTCGGCGCGCCGCCATTGACGTACCAGCCGGAGGCGTTGCGCATACCAGACGGCCCGTTGATTCCGCTCGGCGAACGCACGGCGCGGGTCGTCGCGCGCATGCAGCGGCCAGCCGCGGTCCAGCTCGCCAATTTTCTCGGCGCGAACGAATGCGAGCAGTTGATTGCACTCGCGCGACCGCGCCTCGACCGCTCGACTGTGGTCGACCCGGTGACGGGCCGTCATGTCGTGGCCGGGCATCGCAGCAGCCACGGCATGTTCTTTCGCCTCGGCGAAACGCCGCTGATCTCACGCCTCGAAGCGCGTATCGCCGAACTTACCGGGCTGCCGGTCGAAAATGGCGAAGGCCTGCAACTGTTGCATTACGAAGCCGGCGCCGAATCGACGCCGCACGTCGACTATCTGGTCGCGAACAACACGTCGAATATCGAGTCGACCGCTCGCAGCGGCCAACGTGTGGGCACACTGTTGATGTACCTCAACGATGTCGATAGCGGCGGCGGCGAAACGGTCTTCCCGCATCTCGGCTGGTCGGTCACGCCACGGCGCGGCGACGCACTCTATTTCGAATACGGCAACCGCTTCGGTCTGTCCGACCCGAGTTCGCTGCACGCGAGCACGCCGTTGCGCGCAGGCGAGAAGTGGGTTGCCACGAAATGGATTCGTACGCGTCGCTTCGTGCCGCGTGAAAGTACGTAAGCGGCCGCGGGCGGCGGCGCGTAGCCGCCCCCATACTTGCCCGCCGGCACTTCAGCGCTGGAATACCTCGTCGGCGACCCAGCCATCCGCTGTCAGATGCACGCCTTCGCGCAACTGCATCGTGCCCGCGCCCTCGATCACGCGTTTGATCATCGGGAACACGCGCTGCGCGTCGGCGTCCTTCGCCCACGGCGCCGGGTCGATCCTGTACGTGTAGACCACCGACGTCACGGTCTTGCCGTTCAGTTGCATCGGCTTTTCCCAACCCACCACCTTATCGAGCGTGAGAGTCGCGGCGCAGAAGTCGGCCGGATGCGTGACGCGCGACGTCGCTGTTGCGACCACTTCGGGCGTGTGCAGATAGTACTTCTGACCTTCGTGCGTCAACTGATACTGTCGCGCCATCGCGGTGATCTTCTTGCCGTCCGTGTCGACACGCTCGACCTGCATGTCCTTGCCCGCCACGAGGGTAAGCTTTTCGAGCACGGGCATCTGGATCGCGTCGCGCGTGCCGCTGGCACGATCGTCGGTCGTCACGTAGATCGGCCAGTCGTATTTGGCGAGACACAGATGGCCGTGCTGCGCGAGGAAGCCGTTGACGGCGGCGGTGAAATTCTCGCGACTGGCATCCTGGCGGCTGTTATGGCAGCCGGCGAACAGCGTCAGGGCGATCAGGGACAGCGCGCCGCCAGCAAGGCGGGCAGCGGTAGAACGTCGCATCATGGTCTATGTTGCTCAGGTTGGGTCGTTTCTGGATTGAGTCGTCGCTCGTGCGTCGTTCTTCTTCAGTTGACGCAGGCGCCGCTCGTCGGTGGCGTGGCGGGCGGTTGATAGCCGTCCGTCAGCGTGTTCAGGAAGCAGATCACGTCGGCGATATTCTGCGGCGTCATCTGCGGCGCAGAATGGACCGCGCGCGGTAGCGCACCGTCCGCCGCGGTCGTGCCGCCCGCATCGGTTTGCCCCTGGCCGAGCGGCAACTCTTCGTCGATATTGCCCTGGAACTGCGCGGGCAAATCGTTGAAACGCGCGACCGTGGCGCCCGACGCGGCCTGCGCGAACAGCGCGAACGACGGGTTTTGAACCATCTGACTGGTGTCGCCACCCGTGCTCGGATACCAGTATTCCGGGTTCGTGTCGCGCGTGTTGTAGAAGTTCAGTACCTGCGCGAGCGAGTGGAATACGCCGTTGTGAAAGAACGCCGTGCGCGTCGAGACGTTGCGCAGCGTCGGCACCTTGAAACGGCCGCAATACGGATCAGGAACGTTCACGCCGGTGAACGGATCCGGACCGCTGCCGCTGTTCGCGGTGCCGGGCGGGTGAATCGTCGCGAGCGGACCGCACAGGCCCATGTCGTAATACGCGGTATCCGCATTGCTCGGGATCGGGTCTGGATTGCCGGGAATCTGCGCATCGTTGCGCGGCGCGCCGATCGCCTGATACGTAAAGTCCGTCATCAGCCCCACCGAGCCGTTGAAGTTCGCTCCGCCGTAATGGCAAGCCACGCATCCCGCGCCGTTGTCCGTGTTGTTGAAGAGCGCGAGTCCGCGCAGCTCCGCTGCCGTCAGCGTGCCGCCGATCTTGTTGCCCAGATACAGGTCGAACTTGCTCGTGTACGGCTCGAAGCTCGGATCTTCTTCCTGAAATGCCTTTAGCGCCAGCCCGATGTCGGCGAACGCGGTATCCGTATTCGAGAACACGCCCGCGCCGTACGCTTGCTGGAACAGCGCCGCATAGGACGCGCCTTGTACGGCCTGCACTACGTTCGCCGCGGACGCGTTGTTCATTTCAAGCGGATTGAGAAGCGGCAGCGACACCTGAGTTCCGAGCGTCGTTGCACGGCCGTCCCACATGAAGCCACCGCCTGGCGCATTCTGCGTGAGGCCGTCGGGGTTCGCCGCGATGTCGTCGTATGGCGGCGTCATCGATTTGTAGCGCAGCGAGGGCACCGCGCGTTGGCCGGCCACCGAAGGATCCGAGCCGAGTTGCACGGACAGGCTGTTGGGCGGTCCGTACGCGAATTGAGGGCTATGGCAGGTCGCGCAGGACATGTTTTTGCCGCGCGACAGATTCTGGTCGAAGAATAGTTGCTTGCCGACCTGGGCAGCCGCGCTGAGCTTGACCTGCTGCGTCGTGCCCCCGCCGGACCCGGACGCCCCGCCCGACGAGGTCTGGGACGAATCTCCGCTGCCGCCGCCACACGCCGCCAGCATCAGTAAGAGCGCACCCGTGAGCGTGCCGACATAAAGCTTGCGCATATCGATTCCTTGCTGGTCCGCCTTTTGTCGATTCCGTTTGAGAACGGCATTCGAAAGCAGGCGCAGATGCGATGTCACACAATGCAACGGGCAGGCCGCGCATCACGCGGCCTGCCATGCATCGACTGGTATTGAGGAAGGGACAGTCTCTGCGGCGGGGCACGGTGATGCGCGTCCTCGCCGCTGCGTCTGCATTGCTTACTTTTGCGTCCAGGCGTTGGTCTGGCTCGCGTCCGGCCCGACCTGAGCGGTAGCGAGCGACGTGCCGCTCACGTCGCCCGGGTTGAGGCGCTGCGTGTACGCCGCCGGAATGACGTAGGCGTGGTTCATCGGGCGCACCGAATCGAAGTGCGTATCCGCGCTGCTGGCGAATTCCGGCAGGTTCAGGATGTTCTGAGCGATGAACGATTCCGTGTACTTCGCGCGGGCCAGGTACGTGGCCGGTTGCTGCGGGTCGGCAATCTGGAACATGTCCTGCAACGTGCGCACGAGCGAGAAGTGGCTGTACGAATCGCTGTCCGTGACGCCCTGCGTCGCGGTCTGCTGGTTCGTCAGCATGCCGAAGATCGAGTTGCCATGGCCGAAGTTGCCGTTGCCGTACTTGAGGAGCGGCGCCGCCACCGGGGAGAAGGTGCCGTCCGCGTTCTGTTGCAGCGGCTGGTCGCCGCTCGTCTTCGACGTGTTCCAGCCGCAGCACGAGGTGCTGGAGCCGCCGCCTTCGTCGAACATGACGACGATCGCGACCTTGCGCTGACGGTTCGTCCACAGCGGCGATGCCTGGATCTTGTCGACGATCAGCTTGACGTACGCGTCGCCGCGCTGGATCAGATTGGTGTTCTTGCACGAGGTATCGTTACCCACGCCGTGCATGTCGTCGCACTGGTCCGGCATGATGAAGTTGATATTGCCCACATCGCCGGTCGCAAGGTCGGTGCTCAACTGGTCGTAGTTGTAGCCAGTCGGGATCGTGTAGGCCGTCGACTTCGCCCAGTCCGCAGCGGTGTATTGCGTGCCGAACACCGTGCGGTTATCGGCGTAGAACTCGGGCAGATCGCGTGTTGTCTGATAGGCCATGCCCGGATGGTGCTTCGTCTTGTAGAGGCCGTTCGGAACCGCGAACGCCGTGCCCACCGAGCCCGGACCCGTGTAGGTGTCGGACACCGCCGCATCGGCAATGCTGTCCGAGCGCGGATCCTGACCCGGGTTCATCGATTCGCTATACGTGCGCCAGTTCATGCCGGCCTGCGAAATCAGCGTGAACAGGCTTGGCGCCGAGACGTTGTGGTTCGCAGCCGTACCGACGTTGCAGGTGGCGGTGCCGACGTTCGATAGGTGCGCGGTGTCGAGCGGCGGGGTGATGCCCGTCGTCGCAACGAGCGGCGCGCCGTCCGATGCCGTGCCGCCCGGGAACAGCGCGTCCGTCGGTGCATTGTTCACGCCGCTGCCCGGCGCGCCGGCGCCGCAACCCCACCAGTTGTCGTCGGTGATACCCCAATCGTCCGCGCCGCCGAGTGCCGTGTAGTTCGGCTCGCTCGGGTTGCCGGTCGCGTAGTAGGTGGTGAAGTTGTTGTTGGCAGCGAGCAGCGCGTTGATGTTCGGCGCGAACTGCGAACCGAGAATCGTGTTCGTGCTCTTGTTCTCCAGCATCACGATAAAGATGTTGTCGTAGCGCGGAATGCCTTCGATGTTGAACGCGGCCTGCTGCGACTGTGCGAACGTGATCTGCGTTTGCCGTTTCGCGGGTACGACGGCGGTGGCGGTGCTTACGTTCGTGAGGCCGACCAGCGACGGATCGCCGCCCGGCACGGCGAGGTTATCGGGGTACAGGTCGTGGCGATCGAATTTGGTCGTCGCGTACGTGTAGCGGTTCGCCAGCTGATTGTCTTCGAACAGAATGGATTGCTGCGCGGCGCCTGACAACGCGTTTACATCGCCGAGCACGTTCGATGCGTTCACTGCCACCGACGATGCACCCAATGCCGGTGCGCTCATGCGCGAGGCCAGGTTGCTTTTCTCGGTCGCATAGCTGGTGCCGTTCGCCTCGACGAGACGCTGCACTTCGCTCGACATCGGGCTGATCACGACGCTCGTTGCGCCCTGATCGGCGATCTGCGCAGACGATGCGCGCAGAATCATATGGCTGGCGACGGCCTGGCCGTTCGCGGTGTTTTTGGCCTTGGTGCCGACGTCGGCGATCAACTGGCCGGTACCGGTGGTCTTCAGCGTGAAGCGGCCATTCGCGTCTGTCGTCGTGGATGCGGAATCGCATGCGCCGTCGCCGTTCGCGTCGAGGCACACGGTAGCGCCGCTGTAATAGCCTGCCTTGATGGTCGGGTTGCCGGTCGTATTGCCGGGAACATAGCCCGCGGCTACGACGACGCCCGATAGTGTCTGCTCTTGCTGCGCGCTGCCTGCGGACGTCGACGGGCTATCGTCGCCGCCACCGCACGCGGTCAGCATGCATGCCGACGCGATCGAAGTTAGAAGAAAAATATTACGAGGTTTAGTTATGACCGACATGTGGGAGCCCCTGGGGATAGTTGCGTTGCTACTTCTTGTGCTCTTTTGAACGCTGGATCTGCTAGCGGCGGGGTCGGATTATCGGGGCGCAAAATTAACATTTTGTGAAAAATGACATTCAAAATCGCTTTCAATACTTTCCGATAACCTTTAATTCAATTCCTTTCAATTGTATTTATATGAAAAGGAACGCTGATAAATATCGCGTTCGTTCCAGGGCTGCGGACGCGACTCTCGATGGGAGGCAATGGGTGTTGACGGGGCAACAGATTCCAGGCCGGGCTTGGGGACGGACGAATGAGGTTTGATCCAAGGGAACCGCTTCAGAAGAGCTGACGAACGTCCTCTGGGTTATTGTCATTATAATGTAATATGTTAGTAGTTAGATCGTATGTTTTTGGAAATGGGTATTGAAAACATGTTTTGAATCAATCGATGCGCGCACCGCGATGCCGGCGGTTCAACGAGCGGCCGCCGTAAGTTTGAACTGATATCGAAACAGCGACGATGTGCGCGCACAGCGCTCTTAAAAACTGGATTGGTTCATCGTATTCGGCTGGTTTGGGGGGCCGAGTTTCTTCACCGGCACCTTCGGCGCCGGTATTTTTTGATGCCGGACCAGATCACCCGCCGCGCAGCGAGGTGAGCGGCGGGGCTGGGTTCTTTACGCCGTTACGCGGCGAGCTTGCGAAGCAGAAGGTGCTCCCTTAATCGACGCAGTACGAGCATCGATGACTCGGGACACATCCTGCTTGAGCAGGTAGATCGAAACGACGAGCAAAACAAGGTCTTTCAAAAGGAAGGCCGACACGATTGTCATCGCGGGAAACCCTCCTGCTGCAGGATCCCATGCGCCTGGAGCGAACGGGAAAATCGAGAACGTGGCGATGAAGCTGAACGTCGAACCCAAGGCACCCAGCACGCCCAGTTTCTTGTTCCAGTACCCAAGGAACAGTAACGAGCCAAAAGTCCATTCTGCAGTTCCGAGCAGGACGCTCGTGCCGCCGACGCCCAGCACCGGAATCATCCAGAAGATAAGCGGGCCGTGCGTGATCAGTGGAATCAGTCCCGTGATTTCGGCGTTGAACCATTTGTCGTAGCCGAACCACGCGAAGATGACCACCATCGCGGCGCGCAGCAGGTGATAGTCGAGATCGTGCTTCAAAAGACCCGAACGGCCCAGTATGTTGACAAGGTAATTCATGATTTTCTCCATGTTGGAACAGTGAGCCCTCCGGCGCCGGTATCGGCCCGAAGTGCAGAGCCCTGAACGCGCACCGTTAAAAGCGCTTTTCAACGGTTCGCTTTCGTCAGTGGAAGCAGTATGTCCGTCAGCAGCGGTGCTTTTAATACTCAATCGGATCGGAAAATTGCCTGAAAGCATCAGGCGGCCGGCGCAGCAGCCGAGCAGACCGACGGGTTGCGCTGCCGCCTTGACTGCCTGGCCGGACCGCAGCCAACGAGGCCGAGCATCAGTTCCGGCGTCCCGCGCAAAATATCTGGACGCCCGGTCATTTCCCGATACGAATGGCATGCCGATACTAGGACTCACGCAATTTGGCAATAAAGAACGGTGAGGCGCTCGTCGAGCATCGAAGATGCGACGCTGCGCAACCCGGCATGCGCGAATTGCTGCTCTCGTCTTTCAGGAGTTCCTTATGTCCGCTGCTGATTCCGCTTTCGCACCCGTTGCAGACTTCGCCGCCGTCAAGGTTCGCCAACAGGCAGCCTGGTCGACAGGCAATTACGCCGTCGTCGGCACCACGCTGCAGATCGTTGGAGAAAACCTTTGTGAGGCGCTCGATGTGCGCGCCGGCAGTCGCGTGCTCGACGTTGCCGCCGGCAATGGCAATGCGACGCTCGCTGCCGCGCGCCGCTGGTGTGACGTCACGTCGACCGACTACGTCGCCTCGCTACTGGATTCGGGCCGCGCGCGTGCGCGAGCCGAGGGGCTCTCCGTACAGTTCGAGGTAGCGGACGCTGAAGCGCTGCCATATGGCGATGCTTCATTCGACGTCGTGATGTCGACCTTCGGTGTGATGTTTACGCCCGACCAGCAAAAGGCGGCAGCCGAGCTCGCGCGTGTTTGCAGGCCGGGCGGCCGGATCGGCCTCGCGAACTGGACGCCCGAGAGTTTCATCGGGCAGGTATTCAAGACGATCGGCAAGTACATTCCGCCGCCGGCAGGCGTGAAGTCGCCGGCACTCTGGGGCACGAAGGCGCGCCTCGAAGAGCTGTTCGACGGCAGCGCCCGTACGATCACGACGATCGATCGCCATTTCACGTTCCGCTATCGGTCGCCGGCGCATTTCATCGAGGTCTTCCGCACGTTCTACGGCCCGATGAACAAGGCCTTCGCCGCGCTCGAAGGCGAATCCCGGGCGGCATTCGTCGCCGACCTGACGGCACTGATCGAGAGCCGGAACCGGTC belongs to Paraburkholderia sp. SOS3 and includes:
- a CDS encoding YkgB family protein, whose translation is MNYLVNILGRSGLLKHDLDYHLLRAAMVVIFAWFGYDKWFNAEITGLIPLITHGPLIFWMIPVLGVGGTSVLLGTAEWTFGSLLFLGYWNKKLGVLGALGSTFSFIATFSIFPFAPGAWDPAAGGFPAMTIVSAFLLKDLVLLVVSIYLLKQDVSRVIDARTASIKGAPSASQARRVTA
- a CDS encoding cytochrome-c peroxidase; protein product: MRKLYVGTLTGALLLMLAACGGGSGDSSQTSSGGASGSGGGTTQQVKLSAAAQVGKQLFFDQNLSRGKNMSCATCHSPQFAYGPPNSLSVQLGSDPSVAGQRAVPSLRYKSMTPPYDDIAANPDGLTQNAPGGGFMWDGRATTLGTQVSLPLLNPLEMNNASAANVVQAVQGASYAALFQQAYGAGVFSNTDTAFADIGLALKAFQEEDPSFEPYTSKFDLYLGNKIGGTLTAAELRGLALFNNTDNGAGCVACHYGGANFNGSVGLMTDFTYQAIGAPRNDAQIPGNPDPIPSNADTAYYDMGLCGPLATIHPPGTANSGSGPDPFTGVNVPDPYCGRFKVPTLRNVSTRTAFFHNGVFHSLAQVLNFYNTRDTNPEYWYPSTGGDTSQMVQNPSFALFAQAASGATVARFNDLPAQFQGNIDEELPLGQGQTDAGGTTAADGALPRAVHSAPQMTPQNIADVICFLNTLTDGYQPPATPPTSGACVN
- a CDS encoding 3-keto-5-aminohexanoate cleavage protein, with protein sequence MSNANRKVIITCAVTGSAHVPSMSEYLPLTPADIQAQAIEAAQAGAAILHLHARNPDDGRPTPSPDVFRQFVPAIAAQTDAVINISTGGSTRMTLDERLAYTRVAKPEMCSLNMGSMNFSLHPIAARMPSWRFDWEKEYVEGMEDMIFRNTFRDIKNILTEFGEYGTRFEFECYDVGHLYNLAHFVDIGLIRPPFFIQSVVGILGGIGPDPENLNVMRSTADRLFGRDQYQFSVLGAGRHQMSLVTMGAIMGGNVRVGLEDSVYLSRGVKARTNAEQVRKIRRILEELSFDIATPADAREILGLKGRDNVSL
- a CDS encoding alkaline phosphatase family protein; this translates as MSVITKPRNIFLLTSIASACMLTACGGGDDSPSTSAGSAQQEQTLSGVVVAAGYVPGNTTGNPTIKAGYYSGATVCLDANGDGACDSASTTTDANGRFTLKTTGTGQLIADVGTKAKNTANGQAVASHMILRASSAQIADQGATSVVISPMSSEVQRLVEANGTSYATEKSNLASRMSAPALGASSVAVNASNVLGDVNALSGAAQQSILFEDNQLANRYTYATTKFDRHDLYPDNLAVPGGDPSLVGLTNVSTATAVVPAKRQTQITFAQSQQAAFNIEGIPRYDNIFIVMLENKSTNTILGSQFAPNINALLAANNNFTTYYATGNPSEPNYTALGGADDWGITDDNWWGCGAGAPGSGVNNAPTDALFPGGTASDGAPLVATTGITPPLDTAHLSNVGTATCNVGTAANHNVSAPSLFTLISQAGMNWRTYSESMNPGQDPRSDSIADAAVSDTYTGPGSVGTAFAVPNGLYKTKHHPGMAYQTTRDLPEFYADNRTVFGTQYTAADWAKSTAYTIPTGYNYDQLSTDLATGDVGNINFIMPDQCDDMHGVGNDTSCKNTNLIQRGDAYVKLIVDKIQASPLWTNRQRKVAIVVMFDEGGGSSTSCCGWNTSKTSGDQPLQQNADGTFSPVAAPLLKYGNGNFGHGNSIFGMLTNQQTATQGVTDSDSYSHFSLVRTLQDMFQIADPQQPATYLARAKYTESFIAQNILNLPEFASSADTHFDSVRPMNHAYVIPAAYTQRLNPGDVSGTSLATAQVGPDASQTNAWTQK
- a CDS encoding class I SAM-dependent methyltransferase translates to MSAADSAFAPVADFAAVKVRQQAAWSTGNYAVVGTTLQIVGENLCEALDVRAGSRVLDVAAGNGNATLAAARRWCDVTSTDYVASLLDSGRARARAEGLSVQFEVADAEALPYGDASFDVVMSTFGVMFTPDQQKAAAELARVCRPGGRIGLANWTPESFIGQVFKTIGKYIPPPAGVKSPALWGTKARLEELFDGSARTITTIDRHFTFRYRSPAHFIEVFRTFYGPMNKAFAALEGESRAAFVADLTALIESRNRSNDATLVLPSGYLEVVVERL
- a CDS encoding AraC family transcriptional regulator is translated as MSSKFPLLNERIYAPYKIAALVEVLAEQGISAEESLKGSGVAPSQIYDASFLTSVRQYAAVCSNAVNLSSSAATPFMTGSRLHLAAYGMYGYALMSCLSLRDYFRLGVKYHRLATPTLTIEWTEYPDRSVWTFPDAFASNLPHDVQRFLLEQQYTQHVTHLQDVAGRSCPPVLARFSYRAPPHANIYPVYLGCPCEFEAQQCELIYDSAILEFRPQLAHRHSAALLQETCDRLIGQAKTSFGVSGEVYQELMRKPGEFPDMETVAAVLKMTSRTLRRRLEAEGTSFLAIVDDVRCSLATEYLKTTKMSTEDVAMLVGFSDTANFRRALKRWTGKGPGGIRQQ
- a CDS encoding 2OG-Fe(II) oxygenase; translated protein: MTITVSFPAEIRDWIAHNLTRGVAPSAIIEELVGRSNPLELASAMVDAVSSAFMYGMPLPGGTIEVGAPPLTYQPEALRIPDGPLIPLGERTARVVARMQRPAAVQLANFLGANECEQLIALARPRLDRSTVVDPVTGRHVVAGHRSSHGMFFRLGETPLISRLEARIAELTGLPVENGEGLQLLHYEAGAESTPHVDYLVANNTSNIESTARSGQRVGTLLMYLNDVDSGGGETVFPHLGWSVTPRRGDALYFEYGNRFGLSDPSSLHASTPLRAGEKWVATKWIRTRRFVPREST